A single window of Chloracidobacterium sp. DNA harbors:
- a CDS encoding AAA family ATPase, with the protein MYREFFGLDDTPFTLTPDPRFIVFTPSYNEVLASLYYGLESAKGLIVLTGEVGTGKTTALRWILRRLDSSVLAAYVFNPRLSIDEFYHHVTQMLGLKGWNNKAELLSLMGKVLDERHRRGLRTVIIIDEAHELSDYVLEEIRLLLNFESDNAKHLQIVLTGQPELREKLNQPNLRQLKQRVALRCNMHAYPNIDEVERYITERLLIAGSTHPNVFTKDAIDLIYQCSEGIPRNINNLCDNAMLTAYGAGMQKIGRKIVEEVAENLDLLPPGTALSKPAEPAPSPPGISSDPVEELWKVGQAGAAAIKPRMFKPGADDTNIIGDRSVKTARKPLREPDYFELDIDELEREFEIDGKEVGGYH; encoded by the coding sequence ATGTACAGAGAATTTTTTGGCTTGGATGATACGCCATTTACACTGACGCCCGATCCGCGATTCATTGTCTTTACGCCGAGTTATAACGAGGTGCTTGCGAGTTTGTACTACGGACTCGAGAGTGCCAAGGGCTTGATCGTGCTTACCGGTGAGGTCGGGACCGGTAAAACGACCGCCCTTCGCTGGATACTCCGTCGCCTCGACTCGAGTGTCCTGGCCGCGTATGTATTTAATCCGCGATTGTCGATCGACGAGTTTTATCACCACGTCACCCAGATGCTGGGGCTCAAGGGATGGAATAACAAGGCAGAGTTACTCAGTCTGATGGGAAAGGTGCTCGACGAGCGCCATCGACGCGGACTTCGCACGGTAATAATCATCGACGAAGCTCACGAACTTTCTGACTATGTGTTGGAAGAGATCAGACTGCTGCTGAATTTTGAATCTGATAATGCCAAGCACCTGCAGATCGTTCTGACGGGCCAACCGGAACTTCGGGAAAAATTGAATCAGCCGAATCTGCGGCAATTGAAACAGCGGGTCGCACTGAGGTGTAATATGCACGCTTACCCCAATATCGACGAGGTGGAAAGGTATATAACCGAACGCCTGCTCATTGCTGGGTCGACTCACCCGAATGTCTTTACCAAAGATGCGATCGATCTGATCTATCAATGTTCGGAGGGAATTCCGCGAAATATTAACAATCTATGCGACAACGCAATGTTAACCGCCTATGGTGCCGGAATGCAGAAGATCGGACGAAAGATCGTCGAAGAGGTCGCAGAAAATCTCGACCTGCTTCCGCCTGGAACTGCTTTGTCAAAGCCTGCCGAGCCGGCGCCCTCGCCGCCGGGCATCAGTAGCGATCCGGTAGAAGAGTTGTGGAAAGTGGGCCAGGCAGGTGCGGCCGCGATCAAGCCGCGGATGTTTAAGCCGGGTGCGGATGACACGAATATCATCGGTGATAGATCGGTCAAAACAGCGCGTAAGCCGCTACGAGAACCTGATTATTTCGAACTCGACATCGACGAACTCGAACGAGAATTTGAAATTGACGGCAAAGAGGTAGGGGGCTATCACTAG
- a CDS encoding TIGR03013 family PEP-CTERM/XrtA system glycosyltransferase, producing MSAARLSPRKFSLILADAAIIYGGVILAMYLRLGLDGPPYELNERNGWLKIGLVSLVCIINLYFYDLYDYIVMTNRRELLLRMVQALGIAWAFLAFLFYLAPPLMVGRGVSMIAVPLVLVLLLAWRIGIHSLTGHPEIGEKILVVGTGKAAMDTAEAVWKRRDAGYRIVGFVSENGAKPKQKLGRSEILGKAIDLEEIIRAENIDRVVIAVRERRGTFPTEALLKMSLAGNVSIEECTSFYERITGKVHIDMLRPSWLIFAGRQRDTRLKSVFRELIHRGLALIGLVFSLPIAILTAILIKLTSRGPVFYYQERVGKNGHPFHVIKFRSMNADAEADGKPVWAASNDERTTFVGKVIRKIRVDEIPQFWNIIKGEMSFVGPRPERPHFVRQLAQEIHYYEHRHLVAPGLTGWAQVKYPYGASVDDAIQKLQYDLFYIKNQSLTLDIVIVFDTIKTVLFGAGAR from the coding sequence ATGAGTGCCGCTCGGCTCAGTCCTCGTAAATTCTCGTTGATACTCGCCGACGCGGCCATCATATATGGCGGCGTCATTCTAGCGATGTATCTGCGATTGGGTTTGGACGGCCCGCCGTATGAGTTGAATGAACGAAACGGATGGCTCAAGATCGGCCTCGTCTCTCTCGTTTGCATCATCAATCTCTATTTTTACGATCTTTACGACTACATCGTAATGACTAACCGCCGCGAGCTATTGCTCCGGATGGTCCAAGCTCTCGGGATCGCGTGGGCATTCCTTGCATTTCTATTTTATCTCGCACCACCGCTGATGGTCGGCCGCGGCGTTTCGATGATCGCGGTGCCGCTCGTACTGGTTCTACTGCTAGCGTGGCGGATCGGCATTCATAGCCTGACGGGTCATCCCGAGATCGGCGAAAAGATACTCGTCGTCGGCACGGGAAAAGCCGCAATGGATACCGCGGAGGCGGTGTGGAAACGCCGCGATGCCGGTTACCGCATTGTCGGTTTTGTGTCGGAAAATGGTGCTAAACCAAAGCAAAAACTGGGCCGATCCGAAATACTAGGCAAGGCAATTGATCTCGAAGAGATAATTCGTGCCGAAAATATCGACCGCGTTGTTATCGCAGTTCGAGAGCGCCGCGGCACATTTCCGACCGAGGCATTGTTGAAGATGAGCCTTGCCGGGAACGTCTCGATCGAAGAGTGTACGTCGTTCTATGAGCGGATCACCGGTAAGGTACACATCGATATGCTTCGTCCGTCGTGGCTGATATTTGCAGGCCGACAACGCGATACAAGATTAAAGTCGGTTTTTCGCGAACTGATCCATCGCGGGTTGGCGCTGATCGGATTGGTCTTTTCATTGCCGATCGCGATCTTGACGGCAATTCTGATCAAACTTACGTCGCGCGGCCCGGTCTTTTATTATCAGGAACGCGTCGGTAAGAACGGCCATCCATTTCACGTGATCAAGTTTCGGTCAATGAACGCAGACGCAGAGGCGGACGGCAAACCGGTCTGGGCGGCCTCAAATGACGAGCGAACAACATTTGTGGGGAAGGTGATACGAAAGATCCGCGTGGACGAGATCCCGCAGTTTTGGAATATAATTAAGGGCGAGATGAGCTTTGTCGGGCCGCGGCCCGAACGGCCGCATTTTGTGCGTCAACTTGCTCAGGAGATCCACTATTATGAACACCGTCATCTCGTCGCTCCGGGACTGACGGGATGGGCACAGGTAAAGTATCCGTACGGCGCATCGGTCGACGATGCGATCCAGAAACTGCAGTACGATCTGTTTTATATCAAAAATCAAAGCTTGACGTTGGACATCGTCATCGTCTTTGACACCATCAAAACGGTTCTCTTTGGCGCCGGGGCACGCTAA
- the epsI gene encoding EpsI family protein — protein MPDSNPNKSSKWIVPAAVVGAVGFLYFSVLAKLGYDWWTDENYSHGLLVPLVIGAIIWLERDKLSSSTDAGSRIAGSGTVITAFVLLLAGTLGSELFTQRISLVLMTAGILLYFFGRRLLVNLAVPFTLLILAIPIPQIIFNRISFPLQLWASQVSVWGIRLVDIPVVRKGNVIDILPKGATQVLSLEVVEACSGIRSLMTLVTLALVLAYFTRRDDDGPFGGFSAFDLIRAVSLMVIAVPIAVFTNAARVMGTGVLTFYYGKSATDGVWHDASGWLVYVVALALLIAANIILRRVLKGGARPSPSNVEPKPWARKAGALPLLLALVVGGIAVNWFVSRGEIQVNRSMLSELPKTLGTWGQRGDEIKFGKDIEAVLKTTDYTMREYSAPDGRVANIYVGYYSTQRTGATYHSPQNCLPGAGWVMSDPNIVTITTASGRSFNANRYLLKNGNYYEVMIYWYQGRGRIEASEYDDKVNTIIDSVTRRRTDGAMVRVMTSVGTDEDKAINAAYDLSARLAEQLPAYIPE, from the coding sequence ATGCCAGATTCAAACCCAAACAAGAGTTCAAAATGGATAGTGCCGGCGGCCGTCGTCGGAGCGGTCGGATTCTTGTATTTTTCTGTATTAGCAAAGCTAGGATACGATTGGTGGACTGACGAAAACTATTCGCACGGCCTTCTGGTACCTTTGGTGATCGGAGCGATAATTTGGCTGGAGCGGGACAAGCTTTCCTCTTCGACTGACGCCGGATCACGAATAGCGGGTTCGGGGACGGTGATCACGGCATTCGTGCTTCTATTAGCAGGGACACTAGGCTCCGAACTTTTTACACAGCGGATCTCACTTGTGTTGATGACCGCCGGGATATTGCTCTACTTTTTCGGTCGCCGATTGCTAGTCAATTTGGCAGTGCCGTTTACTCTCTTAATTCTCGCGATTCCAATACCGCAGATCATTTTTAATCGGATCTCTTTTCCGCTCCAACTTTGGGCCTCACAGGTTTCGGTGTGGGGAATACGTTTGGTCGATATACCGGTGGTGCGTAAGGGAAACGTCATAGATATTTTGCCGAAGGGGGCGACGCAGGTACTTTCGCTTGAGGTTGTCGAGGCGTGCAGCGGTATTCGCTCATTGATGACTCTGGTCACCCTCGCCTTGGTACTCGCATATTTCACACGCCGCGATGATGATGGTCCGTTTGGCGGTTTTTCCGCATTTGACCTGATCCGTGCGGTGTCGTTAATGGTGATCGCGGTTCCAATTGCGGTCTTTACCAACGCGGCCAGAGTGATGGGCACGGGCGTGTTGACGTTCTATTACGGCAAGTCGGCGACTGATGGGGTCTGGCACGATGCTTCGGGATGGTTGGTTTATGTCGTCGCCCTTGCACTCTTGATCGCCGCAAACATTATTCTAAGGCGAGTATTGAAAGGAGGTGCTAGGCCGTCGCCGTCCAATGTAGAGCCAAAACCCTGGGCACGCAAAGCCGGGGCGTTACCGCTATTGTTGGCATTGGTCGTAGGCGGGATCGCGGTCAACTGGTTTGTCAGCCGAGGTGAGATACAGGTAAACCGCTCAATGCTCTCTGAACTGCCGAAAACGCTTGGCACTTGGGGCCAGCGTGGCGATGAGATCAAATTCGGCAAAGATATAGAGGCGGTGCTCAAAACCACAGACTACACAATGCGAGAATACTCGGCCCCGGATGGGCGAGTGGCTAATATTTATGTTGGCTATTATTCGACTCAGCGAACCGGAGCAACTTACCACAGTCCGCAAAATTGTCTTCCAGGTGCCGGATGGGTGATGAGCGATCCGAATATCGTCACGATCACCACCGCCAGCGGACGATCATTTAATGCTAATCGATATCTTCTTAAAAACGGCAACTATTATGAGGTGATGATCTACTGGTACCAGGGCCGTGGACGAATCGAAGCAAGTGAGTATGACGACAAAGTGAATACCATCATCGACAGTGTTACGCGGCGACGAACCGATGGTGCAATGGTTCGAGTAATGACAAGCGTCGGCACGGATGAGGACAAAGCAATTAATGCTGCCTATGACCTGTCGGCCCGCTTGGCTGAACAGTTGCCTGCATATATCCCCGAATAA
- a CDS encoding tetratricopeptide repeat protein: MRYIECPNFRIRVGQMTVLFFVGLFMFGCGQSSEKYIAKGEEYLKKRKFYDAMMQFRSAAEYDKDSAKAHWGLARSYENLGRFNDTLDELRKTVELDPKHLDAKARLGNYFLLVQPPLIDESEKVQQEILSIDPNFIEGHILKASILAVQNRPESEIVAKINEAIAIDPKRTETYLSLARYYMSRDMAREAEESIKKGINANPGSAIGLIEYGRFLMYSARNPEAETQFRGAIAAEPSNIEAHEALANFYVSTRQFDKAEIAFQELVNIQENSPESRLDLAEFYINSNRTDAAEATLLQIINESPEYTRARYRLGQIYLEAKDSAKVNEQVEALLKINNNDVEALMLRARGRMLDNRPDDAIKDLEDILKKQPTERDALFFIAQAKISIGQLDQARAFIADLERFHPSFIKVGLLKIQASLAGGDSAGALKQASDLYAKAVSATPNAEYTVGKLQDLQLRALSARGLAYLDLGRLAESRADLGEILRISPNSISGMINLAKVSIAEKKPAEALALYERALTADARNFDALSGIVSVSIGAGQTKQAHTKVDNSIANNIGNNGLLAALHYLKSGIYTAERDQASAESELRAAIELDSEYLPAYSSYAALLVARNETDAAVQQYRTIVEKNPTAPIYTLLGILEDSRSNVAEAERSYRRALELSPNSPIAANNLAWLIAENQGNLDEALQLASASVNRNPEVAGFYDTLGYVYLKKGLYLPAVEQLRKAVVMDEKSGNKAASGYRVRLAMALASAGDKAGARREAEASLRNQAALSMSEANDAKLVLESL; the protein is encoded by the coding sequence ATGCGTTACATTGAGTGCCCCAATTTTCGGATCCGCGTTGGACAGATGACTGTGCTGTTTTTCGTGGGTCTTTTTATGTTCGGCTGCGGCCAGTCGAGCGAAAAATATATTGCGAAAGGTGAGGAGTATCTTAAAAAGCGCAAATTTTATGATGCAATGATGCAGTTCCGTTCGGCCGCCGAGTACGACAAGGATTCTGCCAAGGCTCATTGGGGACTTGCTCGGTCGTACGAGAATCTCGGAAGGTTTAACGACACGTTAGATGAATTGCGTAAAACCGTTGAACTGGATCCTAAGCACCTGGACGCCAAAGCACGACTCGGAAACTACTTTTTGCTCGTACAGCCACCATTGATTGACGAATCAGAGAAGGTCCAGCAGGAGATCTTGTCGATAGACCCTAATTTTATTGAGGGCCACATTCTTAAAGCATCAATTCTGGCCGTCCAAAATCGTCCGGAGTCGGAGATCGTCGCAAAGATAAACGAAGCGATAGCGATAGACCCAAAGCGGACCGAGACGTATTTGAGCCTGGCTCGCTACTATATGAGCCGTGATATGGCTCGCGAGGCCGAAGAATCGATAAAAAAGGGCATAAACGCAAACCCCGGTTCCGCTATCGGTTTGATCGAATATGGCCGCTTTTTGATGTACTCCGCTCGAAATCCGGAGGCTGAAACGCAATTCCGTGGAGCGATCGCCGCTGAACCGTCGAATATTGAGGCTCACGAGGCACTTGCGAATTTCTATGTCAGCACTCGGCAATTCGACAAGGCCGAAATTGCCTTCCAGGAACTTGTCAATATCCAGGAGAATAGTCCGGAGAGCCGACTAGACCTTGCTGAGTTCTATATAAACTCCAATCGGACGGATGCTGCCGAGGCAACGTTGCTGCAAATAATCAATGAGTCACCCGAATATACCAGGGCTCGCTATCGTCTCGGCCAGATATATTTGGAAGCGAAGGATTCTGCCAAGGTTAACGAGCAGGTCGAGGCACTACTAAAGATCAATAATAACGATGTCGAGGCACTTATGCTTCGTGCTCGCGGACGAATGCTCGATAATCGGCCAGATGACGCGATCAAGGATCTCGAAGACATCCTTAAAAAACAACCGACCGAACGCGACGCCTTATTTTTCATTGCTCAAGCCAAGATCTCGATCGGTCAACTCGATCAGGCACGGGCGTTCATAGCTGACCTCGAGCGTTTTCATCCGTCGTTTATCAAAGTCGGTTTACTAAAGATCCAGGCATCATTGGCCGGCGGTGACTCTGCGGGTGCGCTGAAACAAGCGTCTGACTTGTATGCAAAGGCCGTTTCGGCAACTCCGAATGCGGAATATACTGTCGGTAAACTGCAGGATCTGCAACTGCGTGCCCTTTCAGCCAGGGGATTGGCATATCTCGATCTGGGCCGCTTGGCCGAGTCCAGGGCCGATCTCGGCGAGATCCTCCGTATTTCGCCGAATTCAATATCTGGAATGATCAATCTGGCAAAGGTTTCCATTGCCGAAAAGAAACCGGCTGAGGCTCTCGCCCTTTATGAACGGGCACTTACCGCTGATGCTCGGAATTTTGATGCGTTAAGCGGGATCGTGAGCGTTTCGATAGGGGCCGGACAAACAAAGCAGGCTCATACAAAAGTCGACAACTCAATTGCTAATAATATAGGAAACAATGGATTGCTGGCGGCGCTTCACTATTTGAAATCCGGTATCTATACCGCCGAAAGGGATCAGGCTTCCGCCGAAAGCGAACTCCGGGCCGCAATCGAACTCGATAGCGAATATCTCCCGGCGTATTCGTCATATGCGGCGCTGCTCGTTGCCAGAAATGAAACCGATGCTGCAGTTCAGCAGTACAGGACGATAGTAGAAAAGAATCCGACGGCACCTATTTATACCCTGCTCGGCATCTTAGAAGATTCGCGTAGTAACGTGGCGGAGGCCGAACGGTCCTATCGACGTGCTCTTGAATTGTCGCCTAACTCACCGATCGCCGCGAATAACCTCGCTTGGCTGATCGCGGAAAATCAGGGAAACCTGGACGAGGCTCTGCAACTTGCCTCCGCGTCGGTGAATCGAAACCCGGAGGTCGCTGGATTTTACGACACCTTGGGCTATGTGTACCTCAAAAAGGGTCTATATTTGCCGGCGGTCGAACAACTTCGCAAGGCGGTCGTAATGGATGAAAAGTCCGGCAACAAGGCCGCATCCGGTTATCGCGTGCGTTTGGCGATGGCACTTGCATCTGCCGGCGACAAGGCCGGAGCGCGCCGCGAGGCGGAAGCATCGCTTCGAAATCAAGCCGCACTTAGTATGAGCGAGGCGAATGACGCAAAGCTCGTATTGGAATCACTTTGA
- a CDS encoding CpsD/CapB family tyrosine-protein kinase: MSILKALQKKRAEDPNGTDLFANPNVVPFDASNRRPNTPPELFSQSDLRIGGSDSSFNGQPNSMIGTALPDLETGLTAGAKLNVESSARSIVKQLPDFVSWSIDAERVEPRLVAITHPNSSYCEEYRSLRTHVLHKSQRKKLQSIVVASVNPSEGKSITALNLSWLLAQTDGVRCLVIDCDLRMPSLVDYLGIEADKGLSDILTADATLAETIIKLEPSGLHILPGGEARSDVAELISGPKFKQILIEAREMFDYVIIDAPPLAIFTDATVLINHADGAMLVVRANRTKYASLERVLEQLPKERMLGVVLNQSEDVLDESHYNYGYYNYNRIQDPNGS; the protein is encoded by the coding sequence ATGAGTATCCTTAAAGCACTGCAAAAGAAACGAGCCGAAGATCCTAATGGAACGGACTTGTTTGCGAATCCGAACGTCGTACCATTCGACGCGAGTAACCGCCGGCCGAATACGCCGCCGGAACTCTTTTCGCAATCAGACCTCAGGATCGGTGGTTCAGATTCGTCGTTCAATGGGCAGCCGAATTCTATGATCGGGACGGCACTCCCTGATTTGGAAACTGGATTAACTGCCGGGGCAAAATTGAACGTCGAAAGCTCAGCGCGCTCGATCGTCAAACAGCTTCCTGACTTTGTCAGTTGGAGCATTGACGCCGAGCGCGTTGAGCCTCGTCTTGTTGCCATCACTCATCCCAACTCGTCGTATTGCGAGGAATACCGCAGCCTTAGAACTCACGTTCTGCATAAGAGCCAGCGAAAAAAACTGCAGTCGATCGTGGTCGCGAGCGTTAACCCCAGTGAGGGCAAATCGATCACCGCGTTAAACCTCTCGTGGCTTCTGGCGCAAACGGACGGTGTTAGGTGTTTGGTCATCGACTGTGACCTTCGGATGCCGAGTTTGGTTGATTATCTGGGGATCGAGGCAGACAAGGGACTTTCGGATATACTCACTGCCGATGCAACCCTCGCCGAAACTATCATTAAGCTCGAGCCATCAGGCCTACACATTTTGCCGGGCGGTGAGGCGAGGAGTGACGTTGCTGAATTGATCTCCGGTCCTAAATTCAAGCAAATTTTGATCGAGGCCCGCGAGATGTTTGATTACGTGATCATTGACGCACCACCGCTAGCTATTTTTACGGACGCGACGGTATTGATCAATCACGCCGATGGGGCAATGCTGGTCGTGCGTGCAAATCGTACCAAATATGCCTCGCTGGAGCGTGTTCTCGAGCAATTGCCCAAAGAGAGAATGTTAGGGGTCGTCCTCAATCAGAGCGAAGACGTTTTGGATGAATCACACTATAACTACGGCTATTACAATTACAATCGTATTCAGGATCCGAACGGATCATAG
- a CDS encoding flavin reductase family protein: MPITSDEFRAALSKFASGVTVVTTRDAQGRLHGITVTAFASVSLEPPLVLVCIDNATASHYAFHESGMFVVNILKSDQASVSQQFATPFMDKFDGVEFELSDSGVPILAGTLASLVCRITNAVRNGDHTVFFGEIEKAIINSGEPLAYFDGSYQHLSEFRKTD, encoded by the coding sequence ATGCCGATCACAAGCGACGAGTTTCGAGCAGCCCTTTCAAAATTTGCCAGTGGGGTAACGGTAGTTACAACCCGCGACGCTCAAGGACGCCTGCACGGGATAACAGTGACGGCGTTTGCATCTGTTTCACTCGAGCCACCGCTCGTACTGGTTTGCATCGATAACGCCACCGCTAGCCATTACGCATTCCACGAATCGGGTATGTTTGTCGTAAATATACTGAAGAGCGACCAGGCCTCGGTATCACAACAATTCGCAACGCCGTTTATGGATAAATTTGACGGCGTCGAATTTGAATTGTCTGATTCCGGAGTGCCGATTTTAGCCGGGACATTGGCGTCGCTCGTGTGCCGTATCACAAACGCGGTCAGAAATGGTGATCATACGGTCTTTTTCGGTGAGATCGAAAAGGCGATCATCAACAGCGGCGAGCCTCTCGCTTACTTTGACGGCTCATATCAACATCTGAGTGAATTCCGCAAAACGGACTAG
- a CDS encoding polyprenyl synthetase family protein has translation MLDLAKFINESRLLVDSELDRSVPAADIEPVRLHEAIRWSLFAGGKRFRPALLFAVGYAFGAVAEDLVRTAAAIELIHTFSLIHDDLPAMDDDDLRRGRLTCHKKYGDATAILAGDALQTIAFKSLADDDRLSFETRTRLISMIAGASGSPLGMVAGQQLDLEAEGHSIEFDQLQRIHLRKTGALIAASAAAGAIIGGADNVQVECVEHYAIKLGLLFQITDDLIDITQTTETLGKTAGKDVNAQKATYPGHFGTERSRELASETADDARRFLDELAVDTALLKELVDHIEKRTF, from the coding sequence GTGTTAGATCTGGCAAAGTTCATTAACGAATCGCGGCTTCTCGTAGATTCTGAATTAGACCGATCGGTGCCGGCCGCGGACATCGAACCGGTGCGCCTCCACGAGGCGATCCGATGGAGCTTGTTTGCCGGTGGAAAGCGATTTCGCCCGGCACTTTTGTTTGCCGTCGGGTATGCATTTGGCGCTGTTGCCGAAGATCTGGTGCGGACTGCGGCGGCGATCGAATTGATACATACTTTTTCATTGATCCACGACGACCTTCCTGCGATGGACGATGACGATCTGCGGCGAGGTCGTTTGACTTGTCACAAAAAGTACGGTGACGCGACGGCGATCCTGGCCGGCGATGCACTTCAGACGATCGCGTTCAAATCGCTCGCTGACGATGACCGTCTGAGTTTTGAAACCCGGACAAGGCTGATCTCGATGATCGCAGGAGCTTCGGGTTCGCCGCTTGGGATGGTCGCAGGACAGCAACTCGATCTCGAAGCCGAGGGCCACAGCATCGAGTTCGATCAACTTCAACGCATTCATCTGAGAAAGACAGGGGCACTTATTGCTGCGTCTGCCGCGGCCGGAGCGATCATCGGCGGGGCGGATAACGTGCAGGTAGAGTGTGTGGAACATTACGCAATTAAACTCGGACTGCTGTTTCAGATAACCGATGATCTCATAGATATTACACAGACGACCGAAACGCTCGGCAAGACCGCAGGCAAGGACGTCAATGCTCAAAAGGCCACCTATCCCGGACACTTTGGCACGGAGAGATCTCGTGAATTGGCCTCCGAAACAGCAGATGACGCACGCCGGTTTCTTGATGAACTTGCCGTTGATACCGCGTTGCTGAAGGAACTAGTCGATCACATCGAAAAGCGCACTTTCTGA